From Candidatus Hydrogenedentota bacterium, the proteins below share one genomic window:
- the rpsU gene encoding 30S ribosomal protein S21, whose amino-acid sequence MTKVRVKTDEPFEKALRRFKKKCNKEGLMQRLKELTYFEKPSDRRRRRLAKAISRAVLEET is encoded by the coding sequence GTGACCAAGGTTCGCGTAAAGACCGATGAGCCCTTCGAGAAGGCCCTGCGGCGCTTCAAAAAGAAGTGCAACAAGGAAGGCCTGATGCAGCGGCTCAAGGAACTGACCTATTTCGAGAAGCCTTCGGACCGCCGGCGCCGCCGGCTGGCCAAGGCCATCTCCCGCGCCGTCCTGGAGGAGACCTGA
- a CDS encoding cobalamin-binding protein encodes MELFENIAVCVTRGKVNQASAYPPDLRGQDGVFELVRDALANGVAPSDILTKGLMVGMNEIGQKFSRNEAFVPDLLMAAKAMTAGMDQLKPAFESGAAQHRGTFVVGTVKGDLHDIGKNLVRMMMEGAGYRVIDLGVDVSPEKFVAAVQENPGCIVGLSALLTTTMINMETITKAVKEVAPATVVAVGGAPLTQEFCDKIGADAYSADPQGLIDWLSSRN; translated from the coding sequence ATGGAGCTGTTTGAAAACATCGCCGTCTGCGTCACCCGAGGAAAAGTCAACCAGGCCTCCGCCTACCCGCCCGACCTTCGCGGCCAGGACGGGGTGTTTGAGCTGGTGCGCGACGCGCTGGCGAACGGGGTGGCGCCGAGCGACATCCTCACGAAGGGGCTGATGGTCGGCATGAACGAGATCGGGCAGAAATTCAGCCGGAACGAGGCCTTTGTGCCGGACCTGCTGATGGCGGCCAAGGCGATGACGGCGGGCATGGACCAGCTCAAGCCGGCCTTTGAGTCGGGCGCGGCGCAGCACCGCGGCACCTTCGTGGTGGGCACGGTCAAGGGCGACCTGCACGACATCGGGAAGAACCTCGTGCGCATGATGATGGAGGGCGCGGGCTACAGGGTGATTGACCTCGGCGTGGACGTTTCCCCGGAGAAGTTCGTGGCGGCGGTCCAGGAGAACCCCGGCTGCATCGTCGGCCTGAGCGCCCTGCTGACGACCACCATGATCAACATGGAGACCATCACGAAGGCCGTGAAGGAGGTCGCGCCCGCGACGGTGGTCGCCGTGGGCGGCGCGCCGCTCACGCAGGAGTTCTGCGACAAGATCGGCGCCGACGCCTACTCCGCCGACCCGCAGGGGCTGATTGACTGGCTTTCCTCGCGGAACTGA
- a CDS encoding flavodoxin, with product MASVTLIYGTTMGSTGEVAELLARELGNVDVRDVSSVAPDDFLAADLLVLGTPTWDDGDLQQDWVSFLPKMDGMDLAGRKVALFGLGNAFSFPGQFANGLGKLYRKVVECGATVVGFWPVDGYTFHASDAVVDGRFCGLVLDQENDPAKTPERVRAWAAQIRGESGLA from the coding sequence ATGGCCTCTGTTACGCTCATTTACGGGACCACCATGGGCTCCACCGGCGAGGTGGCGGAACTCCTCGCGCGCGAGCTGGGCAATGTGGACGTGCGCGATGTCAGCAGCGTGGCCCCGGACGATTTCCTCGCGGCGGACCTGCTGGTGCTCGGCACCCCCACCTGGGACGACGGCGACCTCCAGCAGGATTGGGTTTCTTTCCTTCCCAAAATGGACGGGATGGACCTCGCCGGCAGGAAAGTGGCGCTGTTTGGTCTCGGAAACGCCTTCAGTTTCCCCGGCCAGTTCGCCAACGGCCTGGGAAAGCTCTACCGAAAAGTCGTCGAATGCGGCGCGACGGTCGTCGGTTTCTGGCCCGTGGACGGCTACACCTTCCACGCGTCGGACGCCGTGGTGGACGGGCGCTTCTGCGGCCTGGTCCTCGACCAGGAAAACGACCCCGCGAAGACCCCCGAACGCGTCCGGGCCTGGGCCGCCCAGATCCGGGGGGAGTCCGGGCTGGCATAG
- a CDS encoding radical SAM protein has translation MLRVTEIFFSIQGESTRAGLPCVFVRLARCNLRCVWCDTAYSFRGGDPMTVDAVLAAVDRFPCSLVEITGGEPLAQKECPELARRLVAAGITVLVETSGSLPIGALPPEAVRIMDLKCPGSGMCDRNLWSNLDLLDPARDEVKFVLADRADYEWSRAVIRDYTLERRCAAVLLSAVSGALPLEDLAAWILEDALPARLQLQLHKIIWPPDRRGV, from the coding sequence ATGCTGCGTGTGACCGAAATCTTCTTCAGCATCCAAGGCGAGTCCACGCGCGCGGGGCTGCCGTGCGTCTTCGTGCGCCTCGCGCGGTGCAACCTGCGCTGCGTCTGGTGCGACACCGCGTACAGCTTCCGGGGCGGCGACCCCATGACGGTGGACGCCGTGCTGGCGGCGGTGGACCGCTTTCCCTGCTCCCTGGTGGAGATCACGGGGGGGGAGCCCCTGGCGCAGAAGGAGTGCCCCGAACTGGCCCGGCGGCTGGTGGCCGCCGGAATAACCGTGCTGGTGGAGACCAGCGGCTCCCTGCCGATCGGCGCGCTGCCCCCGGAGGCGGTCCGCATCATGGACCTCAAGTGCCCCGGCAGCGGCATGTGCGACCGGAACCTGTGGTCCAACCTGGACCTGCTGGACCCGGCGCGGGACGAGGTGAAGTTCGTGCTGGCGGACCGGGCGGACTACGAGTGGAGCCGCGCCGTGATCCGCGACTATACTTTGGAGAGGCGTTGCGCGGCGGTGCTGCTGTCGGCCGTGTCCGGCGCGCTGCCCCTGGAAGACCTCGCCGCGTGGATACTGGAGGACGCCCTCCCCGCGCGGCTCCAGCTTCAACTGCACAAGATCATCTGGCCGCCCGACCGGCGCGGAGTGTGA
- a CDS encoding amidohydrolase family protein yields MRAFEDILGLLGQIPLVDTHEHLWEESHRIGALTEPEKYGRIAAPDFGILLSHYTDSDLCSAGMPSDLLQKITSPSLSPKEKWEIIAPWYPKVRNTGYFLCLRESLRLLYGETDLTADNVESVSAQIRADIQPGFYDRLLRKVSNIDYCHVNSLEGEVFMKTEMPDLLAQDLSFVGFCTLDGWEKKAELADISVDSLKDWHKVIDWCFEQYGPQAVALKNQMAYGRRLDFAPVTAGEAERPFERLLADGKDLTADERKMVQDHLFHYCLKKAAEYHLPVKLHTGYYAGHGSMPLERVRQNAGDVCGLLRAYPNVRFDLFHIGYPYQDEYIALAKQYPNAWVDMCWAWIISPEASRRFLAEFLVTAPASKVFVFGGDFIPVEMVPGHASIARRGVALVLRDLVESEWLAEADVPDMAERLMRGNAHEFFKHPARG; encoded by the coding sequence ATGCGCGCGTTTGAGGACATTCTCGGGCTGCTGGGGCAGATTCCCCTGGTGGACACGCATGAGCACCTGTGGGAGGAGTCGCACCGGATCGGGGCGCTGACGGAACCGGAGAAGTACGGCCGCATCGCCGCGCCGGATTTCGGGATTCTCCTGAGCCATTACACGGACTCGGACCTCTGCTCCGCGGGGATGCCGTCCGACCTGCTCCAGAAGATCACCTCGCCCTCCCTCTCGCCGAAGGAGAAGTGGGAGATCATCGCGCCGTGGTATCCCAAGGTGCGCAACACGGGCTATTTCCTCTGCCTGCGCGAGTCGCTGCGCCTGCTCTACGGCGAGACCGACCTGACGGCGGACAATGTGGAGTCCGTGTCGGCGCAGATCCGCGCGGACATCCAGCCGGGCTTCTACGACCGCCTGCTGCGCAAGGTTTCGAACATTGACTACTGCCACGTGAACAGCCTCGAGGGCGAGGTGTTCATGAAGACGGAGATGCCGGACCTGCTGGCGCAGGACCTGAGCTTCGTCGGCTTCTGCACGCTGGACGGCTGGGAAAAGAAGGCCGAACTGGCGGACATTTCCGTGGACTCCCTGAAGGACTGGCACAAGGTCATTGACTGGTGCTTTGAGCAGTACGGCCCGCAGGCGGTGGCCCTCAAGAACCAGATGGCCTACGGCCGCCGCCTCGACTTCGCCCCCGTGACGGCGGGCGAGGCGGAGAGGCCCTTCGAGCGCCTGCTGGCGGACGGGAAGGACCTCACGGCCGACGAGCGCAAAATGGTCCAGGACCACCTGTTCCATTACTGCCTCAAGAAGGCGGCGGAGTACCACCTGCCGGTCAAGCTGCACACGGGCTACTACGCGGGCCACGGGTCCATGCCGCTGGAGCGTGTCCGCCAGAACGCCGGGGACGTGTGCGGGCTGCTGCGGGCCTACCCCAACGTGCGCTTCGACCTCTTCCACATCGGCTACCCCTACCAGGACGAGTACATCGCCCTCGCGAAGCAGTACCCCAACGCGTGGGTGGACATGTGCTGGGCGTGGATCATCAGCCCCGAGGCCTCGCGGCGTTTCCTCGCCGAGTTCCTGGTCACCGCGCCGGCAAGCAAGGTGTTCGTCTTCGGCGGCGATTTCATCCCCGTGGAGATGGTGCCCGGCCACGCATCCATCGCCCGCCGGGGTGTGGCGCTGGTCCTGCGCGACCTGGTCGAAAGCGAATGGCTCGCCGAGGCCGACGTACCCGACATGGCGGAGCGCCTCATGCGCGGCAACGCCCACGAGTTTTTCAAACACCCCGCGAGGGGATGA
- a CDS encoding DNA internalization-related competence protein ComEC/Rec2, producing MNRHWVVMALGLAGGIALGGRLPPGPAASLGTAAFCWGLALVWTAGRMPLRDVVAVFGCCAGAGILLLPLSAPPREGDALARAALRHNGALCTLEGTVRDAPAMIPPGGLCRFALDTETARVGGGVLPVAPSRCLVYCAAPEFLPVDGDRVRVTGALDPVLSGVNHGVPSYEQVMRRRGVFSRITAKPRDLRRLGDAGAGLRSLVCRLRQAQARAFLRALPESAAPFALGVWLGERTGMDRETNLAYVHSGTVHILSVSGIHVGLVYLALSFLAGLAVKSPKRRAVLVLAGVFVFALAAGARPATLRAAFMAAVVVCYDLFDREPDIPSALGISAVVLLAANASSLFDAGFVLSYTAMASLLLFQQPVAERLGRLPRGLASAGATGVSAQLLTAPVAAGYFQVLPLAGLLANLVVVPVLGLVLWLCLAVSLLAPVLPGLAPLPGHACAPLIALIEAVVRGAGNMPGGHAVVPPPTVPALLCWTAGCLLLRQVLLARPSPRRNVSAALVLFAAALFLWRPGYPPGTVDFLDVGHADAAFLMTPEGGTMLIDGGNRVANADSGRDTVAPFLRAHGVREVDAVVVTHADGDHIGGVFHIVENFPVGAVWLGPEPVKPEALEDDLIHLCEERGVPVRRAAAGENIPLPGARVDVLHPPAGGLPGAEANDNSLALRVSWEGLSVLFAGDIERRGERALAGQDCAAAVLKSPHHGSATSNSGELLRAVHPNAVVVSTRRTSRWRAVGKGVMETFAEHGIPVWRTDWQGGVRLRAEDGALAFTGARERLGYSLKPPEPNDLPVPP from the coding sequence ATGAACAGACACTGGGTGGTCATGGCCCTCGGTCTCGCCGGGGGCATCGCCCTTGGGGGGAGGCTTCCCCCCGGTCCCGCGGCTTCCCTGGGCACCGCCGCCTTCTGCTGGGGGCTTGCCCTGGTTTGGACCGCCGGGCGCATGCCGCTGCGCGACGTGGTTGCCGTGTTCGGCTGCTGCGCGGGCGCGGGGATTCTCCTTCTCCCTTTGTCCGCGCCGCCGCGCGAGGGGGATGCCCTGGCGCGCGCCGCCCTGCGGCACAACGGCGCCCTGTGCACGCTGGAGGGAACGGTGCGCGACGCCCCCGCCATGATCCCCCCCGGCGGCCTGTGCCGCTTTGCGCTGGACACGGAAACGGCGCGGGTCGGAGGGGGCGTCCTGCCGGTGGCGCCGTCGCGCTGCCTCGTGTACTGTGCCGCGCCGGAGTTCCTGCCGGTGGACGGGGACCGCGTACGGGTCACGGGTGCCCTGGACCCCGTCTTGTCCGGCGTGAACCACGGGGTGCCCTCCTATGAGCAGGTCATGCGGCGGCGGGGCGTGTTCTCCCGGATCACCGCCAAACCCCGCGACCTCCGCCGGCTGGGGGACGCCGGGGCGGGGCTTCGGTCCCTGGTCTGCCGTCTGAGGCAGGCACAGGCCCGCGCCTTTCTCCGGGCGCTTCCGGAATCCGCCGCGCCCTTTGCGCTTGGAGTCTGGCTGGGAGAGCGCACGGGCATGGACCGCGAGACAAACCTTGCCTACGTCCATTCGGGAACGGTGCACATCCTCTCGGTGTCCGGCATCCACGTCGGGCTGGTCTATCTGGCCCTTTCCTTTCTCGCGGGGCTGGCGGTGAAGTCCCCGAAACGCCGCGCCGTCCTGGTCCTGGCGGGGGTGTTTGTCTTTGCCCTGGCGGCGGGGGCGCGCCCGGCCACCCTGCGCGCCGCCTTCATGGCGGCGGTCGTCGTCTGCTACGACCTCTTCGACCGGGAACCGGACATCCCCTCGGCCCTGGGCATTTCTGCGGTGGTCCTCCTTGCGGCCAACGCCTCCTCGCTCTTCGACGCGGGCTTTGTGCTCAGTTACACGGCCATGGCGTCCCTGCTGCTGTTCCAGCAGCCGGTGGCGGAACGTCTGGGGCGGCTTCCCCGGGGACTCGCCAGCGCCGGCGCCACCGGCGTCTCCGCGCAGCTTCTCACCGCCCCCGTGGCCGCGGGGTATTTCCAGGTGCTTCCCCTGGCGGGGCTGCTGGCCAATTTGGTGGTGGTGCCCGTGCTGGGGCTGGTGTTGTGGCTGTGCCTCGCCGTGTCCCTGCTGGCGCCCGTGCTGCCCGGGCTCGCCCCCCTGCCGGGACACGCCTGCGCGCCCCTCATCGCCCTCATCGAGGCCGTTGTGCGGGGGGCGGGAAACATGCCGGGGGGGCACGCCGTGGTGCCGCCGCCGACGGTGCCCGCGCTCCTCTGCTGGACCGCCGGATGCCTCCTGCTGCGCCAGGTGCTCCTCGCCCGCCCCTCCCCGCGCCGCAACGTCTCAGCGGCCCTGGTTCTTTTCGCCGCCGCCCTCTTTCTTTGGCGGCCCGGATACCCGCCGGGAACGGTGGATTTCCTGGACGTGGGGCACGCGGACGCCGCGTTTCTCATGACTCCTGAGGGGGGCACGATGCTGATAGACGGGGGAAACCGGGTGGCCAACGCCGATTCGGGACGGGACACGGTGGCCCCGTTCCTGCGCGCCCACGGCGTGCGCGAAGTGGACGCCGTGGTGGTCACCCACGCCGACGGCGACCACATCGGAGGCGTGTTCCACATCGTCGAGAACTTCCCCGTCGGCGCGGTCTGGCTGGGCCCGGAGCCGGTGAAACCGGAGGCGCTTGAGGATGACCTGATCCATCTTTGCGAGGAACGGGGCGTCCCCGTGCGCCGCGCGGCCGCCGGGGAGAACATCCCGCTGCCGGGCGCCCGGGTGGACGTGCTGCACCCGCCCGCAGGCGGGCTCCCGGGCGCGGAGGCAAACGACAACTCCCTGGCCCTGCGCGTGTCCTGGGAGGGGCTGTCCGTGCTTTTCGCCGGGGACATCGAGCGGCGGGGGGAGCGGGCCCTCGCCGGACAGGACTGCGCAGCGGCGGTGCTCAAGTCCCCGCATCACGGGTCGGCCACCTCCAACAGCGGGGAGCTCCTGCGGGCCGTCCATCCCAACGCCGTGGTGGTCTCGACCCGCCGCACCTCGCGCTGGCGCGCCGTGGGAAAGGGGGTGATGGAGACCTTCGCGGAGCACGGCATCCCCGTGTGGCGCACGGACTGGCAGGGCGGTGTCCGCCTGCGCGCGGAGGACGGCGCGCTGGCGTTCACCGGCGCGCGGGAGCGGCTGGGATACTCCCTGAAGCCGCCCGAGCCGAACGACCTGCCGGTCCCCCCCTGA